Proteins from one Oscillatoria nigro-viridis PCC 7112 genomic window:
- a CDS encoding Uma2 family endonuclease has product MVQAQSKKLTFDEYLNYSNDTGQRYELIDGELIALPPESEPNNFIANYLFFYFASSGLVPLRLIKTHNCEVQVAVLRSGDAANRYPDLIILEPEHIPLTAIRLTITFDMLPPRFVVEVVSPGRVGRDRDYERKRAQYAARGIAEYWVIDPIEQVVTVLRLEEGQYVEVGVFRDGEAIVSPMFPQLSLTVQQIFSGEV; this is encoded by the coding sequence ATGGTACAAGCTCAATCTAAAAAATTAACTTTTGACGAGTACCTTAATTACTCAAATGATACGGGTCAACGCTATGAGTTAATTGATGGGGAGTTAATAGCTTTGCCACCAGAATCTGAACCTAATAATTTCATTGCTAACTATCTATTTTTCTATTTTGCTAGCAGCGGGCTAGTGCCACTCAGGCTGATTAAAACGCATAATTGCGAGGTTCAAGTTGCCGTTTTGCGATCGGGAGATGCCGCCAACCGCTACCCCGATTTGATAATTCTGGAACCTGAACATATTCCGCTGACAGCAATCAGGCTAACTATCACTTTCGATATGCTGCCTCCTCGGTTTGTTGTGGAGGTAGTGAGTCCGGGTAGAGTGGGCAGGGATCGGGATTACGAGCGCAAACGAGCTCAGTACGCAGCGCGGGGCATCGCAGAGTATTGGGTTATCGATCCAATTGAACAAGTTGTGACGGTTTTGCGGCTTGAGGAGGGGCAATATGTTGAGGTTGGGGTATTTCGGGATGGAGAGGCGATCGTATCTCCGATGTTTCCACAGCTAAGTTTGACGGTTCAACAGATTTTCAGTGGAGAGGTTTAA
- a CDS encoding DUF547 domain-containing protein, with product MIGTIDFTIWDELLQRYVDDFGRVNYRRWTTEGADVLRVWLESLADVDLADGSDADARLALWLNAYNAIAISQVLEVYPIASIRPKVLGIPNWLSFLDFFTRSNTIIGGKKYSLNQIEHAILRPEFAEPRIHFALVCASVGCPLLRRGAYFPESVRTQLEADASRFIHNPDKVRYDAEKKTLYLSKIFKWYGEDFVKAAGSVAEYVGGYLGPEAAVGDGWAIVFLPYDWNLNRVDG from the coding sequence ATGATCGGTACGATCGACTTTACGATTTGGGACGAGTTGCTGCAACGCTACGTTGACGATTTCGGCCGCGTCAATTATCGGCGCTGGACAACTGAGGGGGCGGATGTTTTGAGGGTGTGGCTGGAAAGTTTGGCGGATGTGGATTTGGCCGATGGTAGTGATGCGGATGCGCGGCTGGCGTTGTGGCTGAATGCGTACAATGCGATCGCAATTTCTCAAGTTCTGGAAGTATATCCGATCGCGTCGATCCGTCCCAAAGTTTTGGGAATTCCCAACTGGCTGAGTTTTTTGGATTTTTTCACCCGTTCCAATACGATTATTGGCGGCAAAAAGTACAGTCTCAATCAAATCGAACACGCAATTTTGCGGCCGGAATTTGCGGAACCGCGCATCCATTTTGCATTAGTTTGCGCTTCAGTCGGGTGCCCGCTGCTGCGCCGGGGGGCTTATTTCCCGGAGTCGGTACGGACTCAACTAGAAGCGGATGCCAGCCGTTTTATTCACAATCCTGATAAGGTGCGATATGATGCCGAGAAAAAGACGCTTTATTTGAGCAAGATTTTTAAGTGGTACGGCGAGGATTTTGTAAAGGCGGCGGGTTCGGTGGCTGAGTATGTGGGCGGTTATTTGGGGCCGGAGGCTGCTGTGGGTGATGGATGGGCGATCGTTTTTTTGCCTTACGACTGGAATTTGAATCGGGTTGATGGATAA
- a CDS encoding Uma2 family endonuclease: protein MTFPTYPPAQAEPPLDPRQSLPTMYDLPSEDPKEPGLPDTFHLDQPQLLEFTFLPPGWDAEQVFTASDLNLYYDATQPRWHKRPDWFAAVGVPRLYQGRDMRLSYVVWQERVNPFVVVELLSPGTEDEDLGRTVQQAGEPPTKWQVYEQILRIPYYFVFSRYTDELQAFHLVGGHYEPAELIDGRLFIPELQLSLGWWQGTYKSMNRLWLRWFTAQGGLILSPGERATAAERQLIESQQQLIASQQREERLAARLRELGIDPEQLV from the coding sequence ATGACATTCCCGACTTACCCGCCTGCTCAAGCTGAACCGCCTCTAGACCCCCGGCAGAGTTTGCCAACAATGTACGATTTACCTAGCGAAGATCCAAAGGAGCCCGGTTTGCCAGATACATTTCATTTAGATCAGCCGCAACTCTTGGAATTCACGTTTTTGCCGCCGGGATGGGATGCGGAACAAGTCTTTACAGCCAGTGACCTAAATTTGTATTACGATGCAACACAACCGCGCTGGCACAAACGCCCGGATTGGTTTGCTGCGGTGGGTGTGCCAAGGCTTTATCAAGGGCGCGATATGCGTTTGAGTTATGTAGTTTGGCAAGAACGGGTAAATCCGTTTGTGGTGGTGGAATTGCTATCGCCGGGCACTGAAGATGAAGATTTAGGGCGGACTGTTCAGCAAGCTGGGGAACCGCCGACTAAGTGGCAAGTTTACGAACAAATTTTGCGGATTCCTTACTATTTTGTGTTCAGTCGCTACACGGATGAATTGCAAGCTTTTCATCTTGTAGGAGGCCACTATGAACCTGCAGAATTAATTGATGGGCGGTTATTTATTCCTGAGTTGCAGTTGAGTTTAGGTTGGTGGCAAGGCACTTATAAGAGTATGAATCGGTTGTGGTTGCGGTGGTTTACGGCCCAAGGAGGGTTGATTTTGAGTCCGGGTGAAAGAGCAACGGCGGCGGAACGGCAACTGATAGAATCTCAACAGCAACTCATAGCATCTCAACAGCGAGAGGAAAGACTAGCGGCGCGGTTGCGGGAGTTAGGCATCGATCCCGAACAGTTGGTTTAA
- a CDS encoding bifunctional orotidine-5'-phosphate decarboxylase/orotate phosphoribosyltransferase produces the protein MSDRTNFFDKLLAAVENNQSLLYLALDPDPETWPPQVSMTGEETQTFVTDLLSKLKSAIDQTADLICACKITLGFYQSLGIPGWALLQEILTIIPPHLPVILDAKHCDLNTSTVFAKIVFQDWRVDAITLSPYAGFDQVAPFLLYAGKTVFVLCATANPSAEAVQEYPTPENPLYLQLVRLSQLWGTPEKLGLEVGVMPDMLARIRKEAPERLILVEGDIAEENDLTEENDLAQLLAAGLSKNGEDLLLPVPPSLLAGKEPRREIEKLRDSINKQRLRAIEGSPTCELWLPDVCFLQPEPHRDLILQLYDIGCVVFGDHVQASGAVFPYYIDLRKIISIPQIFHQIVSAYADILKELKFDRIAGIPYGSLPTATGLALRMERPMIFPRKEVKTYGAGKLIEGHFQAGETIVVVDDILISGKSVMEGAAKLKSAGLNVEDIVVLIDHEQGVKDKMQANGYRAHSVLALSEIAEVLYQANRIDTEQFNLLTAEH, from the coding sequence ATGAGCGATCGCACCAACTTTTTCGATAAACTGTTAGCGGCTGTTGAAAACAATCAAAGTTTGCTGTATCTAGCCCTCGACCCCGACCCCGAAACCTGGCCCCCGCAGGTTTCCATGACTGGCGAAGAGACTCAAACTTTTGTAACTGATTTGTTGTCAAAGCTAAAAAGTGCGATCGACCAAACAGCCGATTTAATCTGTGCCTGCAAAATCACCCTCGGTTTTTACCAATCTCTCGGTATTCCCGGTTGGGCATTGCTGCAAGAAATTTTAACAATTATTCCCCCTCACCTGCCAGTAATTTTAGATGCCAAACACTGCGATTTAAATACCAGCACAGTCTTTGCCAAAATTGTATTTCAAGACTGGCGAGTTGACGCTATTACTTTAAGTCCCTATGCCGGATTCGACCAAGTAGCGCCATTTTTGTTATACGCTGGAAAAACTGTTTTTGTCCTCTGTGCCACCGCCAACCCCTCAGCCGAGGCTGTGCAAGAATACCCGACGCCAGAAAACCCTTTGTACTTGCAATTAGTCCGACTCTCTCAACTTTGGGGAACTCCCGAAAAACTCGGTTTAGAAGTAGGAGTAATGCCGGATATGTTAGCCCGCATCCGCAAAGAGGCTCCCGAACGCCTAATTTTAGTCGAAGGAGACATCGCCGAAGAAAATGACCTCACAGAAGAAAACGACCTCGCACAACTGCTGGCGGCCGGTTTAAGCAAGAATGGTGAAGATTTATTGCTGCCAGTCCCCCCAAGTTTATTAGCGGGGAAAGAGCCGCGCCGAGAAATTGAGAAATTGCGGGATAGTATTAATAAACAGAGGCTGCGGGCGATCGAAGGTAGTCCCACTTGCGAACTGTGGCTGCCGGATGTTTGCTTTTTGCAACCGGAACCTCACCGCGATTTAATCTTGCAACTTTATGACATCGGCTGCGTAGTTTTTGGCGACCACGTACAAGCATCGGGGGCCGTATTTCCATATTACATCGACTTGCGGAAAATTATCTCTATTCCGCAGATTTTTCATCAAATTGTCAGCGCTTATGCAGACATTCTCAAGGAGTTAAAATTCGATCGCATTGCAGGAATTCCCTACGGTTCTTTACCCACAGCAACCGGTTTAGCCTTGCGGATGGAACGCCCGATGATTTTCCCGCGCAAGGAGGTGAAAACTTACGGTGCAGGCAAATTAATTGAGGGGCATTTTCAGGCAGGAGAAACGATTGTCGTAGTCGATGACATTTTGATTAGTGGCAAAAGCGTGATGGAAGGCGCGGCTAAGTTAAAATCGGCTGGCTTGAATGTGGAAGATATCGTGGTATTAATCGACCACGAACAGGGAGTCAAAGATAAGATGCAGGCTAACGGTTATCGCGCCCATTCTGTGTTAGCGCTTTCGGAAATAGCTGAAGTTTTGTATCAAGCAAATCGCATCGATACCGAGCAATTCAATCTTTTGACAGCCGAACATTAA
- a CDS encoding DUF4336 domain-containing protein yields MAEGEGIPTSAQIDSRDYSWAFWPIVPLYPYSKRRTIRKEIVKDTIWTFDQLQGIFYVVVPIRMTVIKLEPEGLLVYAPVAPTPECIRLVKELVAEHGEVKYILLTTVSGIEHKVFVGPFARCFPEAQVFVAPQQWSFPVNLPLSWLGLPAKRTSVLPFDSSNTPLADQFDWAILGPIDLGLGRFAEVALFHRRSRTLMLTDSVVSIPENPPAIVQLDSYPLLFHAKESASDIVADTQENRRKGWQRIALFAMYFSPSVLEVPPWSEVFASARQAPERSRKAYFGLYPFKWKTDWVRSFEALRGGGRLFVAPILQRLILNRAPRETLDWVDKVASWDFHRIVPCHFDSAIDSRPREFRQAFSFLEKHSPVNSLPEDDFKLLRQIDAGLNKTGLVPPAKEKV; encoded by the coding sequence GTGGCAGAGGGCGAAGGCATACCAACATCAGCACAGATTGATTCTCGGGACTATTCTTGGGCTTTTTGGCCCATCGTCCCCCTCTATCCCTACAGCAAGCGGCGCACCATCCGCAAGGAAATAGTCAAGGACACAATCTGGACTTTTGACCAACTACAAGGCATTTTCTACGTAGTCGTCCCGATTCGGATGACAGTAATTAAACTAGAACCCGAAGGCCTTCTCGTCTACGCCCCCGTGGCACCGACTCCTGAGTGCATCCGCTTGGTAAAGGAGTTAGTAGCAGAGCACGGCGAGGTTAAGTACATCCTGCTGACAACGGTTTCAGGCATCGAGCACAAAGTTTTTGTCGGCCCCTTTGCGAGGTGTTTTCCCGAAGCGCAGGTGTTTGTCGCCCCGCAGCAGTGGAGTTTCCCCGTGAATTTGCCGCTCTCGTGGCTGGGTTTGCCGGCGAAACGCACGTCTGTACTGCCCTTTGACAGCAGCAACACGCCGTTAGCCGATCAATTTGACTGGGCAATTCTCGGCCCCATCGACCTCGGTTTGGGCAGATTTGCCGAAGTTGCGTTATTTCACAGGCGATCGCGCACGCTGATGCTAACAGATTCCGTGGTTTCCATTCCCGAAAATCCGCCGGCGATCGTCCAACTCGACTCGTACCCGCTGCTGTTTCACGCCAAAGAAAGCGCCTCGGACATTGTGGCAGACACCCAGGAAAATCGGCGGAAAGGGTGGCAGAGAATCGCCTTATTTGCCATGTATTTTAGCCCCAGCGTGCTGGAAGTGCCGCCGTGGTCGGAGGTATTTGCCAGCGCGCGCCAAGCGCCAGAACGCTCTAGGAAAGCTTATTTCGGGTTGTATCCGTTCAAGTGGAAAACAGATTGGGTGCGATCGTTTGAGGCTTTGCGGGGAGGAGGGCGGTTGTTTGTCGCGCCGATTTTGCAGAGATTGATTCTCAACCGCGCGCCCAGGGAAACTCTCGATTGGGTGGATAAAGTGGCGAGTTGGGACTTTCACAGGATTGTACCCTGTCATTTCGATAGCGCGATCGACTCCCGGCCCCGTGAATTTCGGCAAGCATTCTCGTTTCTGGAAAAACACTCGCCTGTTAATTCTTTACCCGAAGACGATTTTAAATTGCTGAGGCAGATTGATGCGGGTTTGAATAAAACCGGTTTGGTTCCCCCTGCGAAAGAGAAGGTTTAA
- a CDS encoding pentapeptide repeat-containing protein, with protein MRYASLANANLQGADLREANFREANLLGVNLSGASWRQANLQGANLTQVNLTRSRLTGLI; from the coding sequence CTGCGGTACGCGAGTTTAGCAAATGCGAATTTGCAAGGGGCAGATTTGAGAGAAGCAAATTTTAGGGAAGCTAATTTATTGGGGGTAAATTTGAGCGGGGCTTCTTGGCGGCAAGCTAATTTACAAGGCGCTAATTTGACTCAAGTTAATTTAACCAGATCCCGTTTAACGGGTCTAATCTAA
- a CDS encoding leucine-rich repeat domain-containing protein, producing the protein MTREEAVRKIKRVTNEKLIELNLSSLSLKKLPLEIVNCTHLTRLNLSNNQITYIPKALGQLSNLTELNLSNNQITYIPKALGQLSNLTELNLSNNQITSIPEVFGQLSNLQWLNLGQNQITSYPEALWQLSNLTRLNLSKNQITYIPEALWSLFFNLTHFDLSENQITFIPETLEYLPDLTHLDLSENQITFIPETLGQLFNLTRLNLSENQITSIPEALGQLSNLTELNLYDNKITSIPEALGQLSNLTFLNLNKNKITSIPEALGQLSNLTFLNLNNNKITSIPETLGQLSSLTELYLYDNQITSIPEALGQLSSLTELLLHNNKITSIPETLGQLSNLTNFGLSENQITSIPEALGQLSNLTFLDLDNNKITSIPEALGQLSNLTELYLDNNKITSIPEALGQLLNLKELRFLNNQITKIPDVICSMKNLKNLDLRGNPVPIPPQVLGHGQDYEGCGDLSTILDSYFYSRNPALPELNAEHQKIKSEGHFDPETLQEDARRRTTASIVQRQGQPEFRRKLLTAYGGRCPITDCDVAAAIEAAHIIPYQGTQTNHLTNGLPLRADIHTLFDLHLLSIRPDTNEVVIAPELVGTCYQDLADRKLALPEDKNTAPNQNALSKHYETFLSKCKSVPLQRLQALSGEN; encoded by the coding sequence ATGACGCGAGAGGAAGCAGTGCGAAAAATTAAGCGAGTTACCAATGAAAAATTGATAGAACTAAATCTGTCGTCGCTGAGTTTGAAAAAATTGCCACTGGAAATTGTCAATTGTACGCATTTGACACGACTTAACCTTAGCAACAATCAGATTACCTATATTCCAAAGGCGCTCGGGCAATTGTCGAATCTGACAGAGCTTAACCTCAGTAACAATCAGATTACCTACATTCCAAAGGCGCTCGGGCAATTGTCGAATCTGACAGAGCTTAACCTCAGTAACAATCAGATTACCTCTATCCCAGAAGTGTTCGGGCAACTGTCTAATCTGCAATGGCTCAACCTTGGACAAAATCAGATTACCTCCTACCCAGAAGCACTTTGGCAATTATCCAATCTTACACGTCTTAATCTCAGTAAAAATCAGATTACCTATATCCCAGAAGCGCTTTGGTCATTATTCTTCAATCTTACACATTTTGATCTCAGTGAAAATCAGATTACCTTCATCCCAGAAACACTGGAGTACTTACCCGATCTTACACACCTTGATCTCAGTGAAAATCAGATTACCTTTATCCCAGAAACACTGGGGCAATTATTCAATCTTACACGTCTTAATCTCAGTGAAAATCAGATTACCTCCATCCCAGAGGCGCTCGGACAACTCTCAAATCTGACAGAGCTTAACCTCTATGATAACAAGATTACCTCCATCCCAGAAGCGCTCGGACAACTCTCAAATTTGACATTCCTTAACCTCAATAAAAACAAGATTACCTCCATCCCAGAGGCGCTCGGACAACTCTCAAATTTGACATTCCTTAACCTCAATAACAACAAGATTACCTCTATCCCAGAGACGCTCGGGCAACTGTCAAGTCTGACAGAGCTTTACCTCTATGATAACCAGATTACCTCCATCCCAGAGGCGCTCGGGCAACTGTCGAGTCTGACAGAGCTTCTCCTCCATAACAACAAGATTACCTCCATCCCAGAGACGCTCGGGCAACTGTCGAATCTAACAAATTTTGGTCTCAGTGAAAATCAGATTACCTCCATCCCAGAGGCGCTCGGGCAACTATCGAATTTGACATTCCTTGACCTCGATAACAATAAGATTACCTCCATCCCAGAGGCGCTCGGACAACTGTCGAATCTGACAGAGCTTTACCTCGATAACAATAAGATTACCTCCATCCCAGAGGCGCTCGGACAACTGTTGAATCTGAAAGAGCTTCGCTTCCTTAATAATCAGATTACTAAAATTCCGGATGTGATTTGCAGCATGAAAAATTTGAAAAACCTAGATTTGCGAGGTAATCCGGTGCCGATTCCCCCGCAAGTTCTGGGGCACGGTCAAGACTATGAAGGTTGTGGTGATTTGTCAACCATTCTTGACTCTTACTTCTACAGCCGTAATCCAGCGCTACCTGAGCTAAATGCTGAGCATCAGAAAATTAAATCTGAGGGACATTTTGACCCTGAAACTCTCCAAGAAGATGCCAGACGACGGACAACTGCTTCTATTGTGCAGCGACAGGGACAGCCTGAATTTCGACGTAAGTTATTAACTGCTTACGGCGGTCGATGTCCAATAACTGATTGTGATGTAGCAGCAGCTATCGAAGCAGCACATATAATTCCTTATCAAGGTACTCAAACCAATCATTTAACAAATGGTTTACCGCTCAGAGCAGACATACACACTCTGTTCGATTTGCATCTACTATCAATTCGACCAGATACCAATGAAGTGGTAATTGCCCCTGAACTCGTCGGCACCTGTTACCAAGATTTGGCTGATCGGAAACTGGCTTTACCAGAGGATAAAAACACAGCACCAAATCAAAACGCTCTCAGCAAACATTATGAAACTTTTCTCAGCAAATGCAAAAGTGTTCCTTTACAAAGGTTACAAGCCCTAAGCGGGGAAAATTGA
- a CDS encoding DUF2157 domain-containing protein, translated as MISDKFRRELREQAKLWQAEGLIDTSFYQQLSERYQFNTLETASRNRFLSILMSLGGILLGIGVITFVAANWQVWSREVRVALLLSLFVAVNAAGFYLWRIPPSRSKNSHPNMPATKGRNKLLGEGLLLLGALILGANMALMAQMFHIGGSSYGLYLAWGIGVLGMAYSLRLTSLGVLSALLIGLGYWLAVLDWSSKVEFSWLEVLVRQMPIAASIMFVPLAYWCRSRAIFAIGAIAIIFSLQVSIVQGLNQTWGTAIFCALPPALLWGYDDAIWPKVNSRLFQPTARSLALLFLAGVFYVLSFHWLWPDSPNPAPTEPDWVLLANVVVLGGFTVFEWLRLGRLELRRPKQKGVDLTTGAIGILILASALIPFFHLNFTPIPQLATFLFNVFLFLLAVGLIREGLALGNRQSFWGGMVLITLQIISRVFEYNTGLLLKSFVFVLCGIGVIAAGLWFERHFAKIPDE; from the coding sequence ATGATTTCAGATAAATTTCGGCGCGAGTTGCGAGAACAAGCCAAACTCTGGCAAGCAGAAGGACTCATCGACACTTCATTCTACCAACAACTTTCCGAACGCTACCAATTCAACACACTCGAAACCGCCTCCCGCAACCGATTCCTCAGCATTCTGATGAGTCTCGGCGGCATTCTCCTCGGTATAGGAGTCATCACCTTTGTAGCGGCAAACTGGCAAGTTTGGTCGCGCGAAGTGAGAGTTGCACTGCTGCTAAGTCTTTTCGTAGCAGTCAATGCAGCAGGTTTCTATCTATGGCGAATTCCCCCATCCCGAAGCAAAAACTCCCATCCAAATATGCCCGCAACAAAAGGGCGAAACAAACTCCTAGGTGAAGGATTGTTGCTATTAGGTGCTCTGATTTTAGGAGCAAATATGGCATTGATGGCGCAAATGTTCCACATTGGCGGTTCTTCCTACGGACTTTACCTTGCTTGGGGAATCGGCGTGCTCGGAATGGCTTACAGTTTGCGGTTGACTTCCTTGGGCGTTTTGTCCGCACTTTTAATCGGTTTGGGCTATTGGCTTGCCGTGTTAGATTGGTCTTCCAAAGTCGAGTTTTCTTGGCTGGAAGTTTTGGTGCGGCAAATGCCGATCGCAGCCAGTATAATGTTTGTGCCGCTGGCTTATTGGTGTCGATCGCGTGCTATTTTTGCCATAGGTGCGATCGCGATAATTTTTTCCCTACAAGTTTCTATCGTCCAAGGGTTAAATCAAACCTGGGGTACAGCAATTTTTTGTGCTTTACCGCCCGCTTTGCTGTGGGGATACGACGATGCAATCTGGCCGAAGGTAAACAGCAGGCTGTTTCAACCTACCGCCCGCAGTTTAGCCCTGCTGTTTCTCGCCGGTGTGTTTTATGTTCTTTCTTTCCACTGGTTGTGGCCGGATTCGCCGAATCCTGCGCCAACTGAGCCCGATTGGGTTTTGCTGGCAAATGTGGTTGTTTTGGGCGGTTTCACGGTGTTTGAGTGGCTGCGTTTGGGACGTTTGGAACTGCGGCGACCAAAACAAAAAGGAGTGGATTTGACGACAGGTGCGATCGGCATTTTAATCCTCGCCAGCGCCTTAATACCGTTTTTTCACCTCAATTTTACCCCCATTCCTCAATTAGCCACTTTTCTGTTCAATGTTTTCTTATTTTTGCTCGCTGTCGGCTTAATCCGAGAAGGTTTAGCTTTAGGAAACCGCCAGAGTTTTTGGGGAGGAATGGTATTAATCACCCTGCAAATTATCAGCCGAGTCTTTGAATACAACACAGGATTGTTGCTCAAATCTTTTGTATTTGTTTTGTGCGGAATTGGCGTAATTGCTGCGGGTTTGTGGTTCGAGCGCCACTTCGCAAAAATCCCCGATGAATAG
- the leuB gene encoding 3-isopropylmalate dehydrogenase codes for MTQNYRITLLPGDGIGPEIIAVAVDVLKLVGQQLDIGFEFQEALIGGAAIDATGNPLPEETLLKCRNCDAVLLAAIGGYKWDNLPREQRPETGLLGLRAGLGLFANLRPATILPQLVDASSLKREVVEGVDIMVVRELTGGIYFGKPKGIFETETGEKRGVNTMAYTESEIDRIGRVAFETARKRGKRLCSVDKANVLDVSQLWRDRIIALSSEYPDVELSHLYVDNAAMQLIRWPKQFDTIVTGNLFGDILSDAAAMLTGSIGMLPSASLGSTGPGVFEPVHGSAPDIAGQDKANPIAQVLSAAMMLRYALNQPEAANKIEQAVVEVLDRGYRTGDIMSEGMKLVGCRAMGDALIEVLQG; via the coding sequence ATGACTCAAAACTACCGCATCACTCTTTTACCAGGAGACGGCATCGGCCCTGAAATTATCGCTGTGGCGGTAGATGTCCTGAAACTTGTCGGTCAACAATTGGACATCGGCTTTGAATTTCAAGAAGCTTTAATTGGCGGCGCTGCTATTGACGCAACAGGCAATCCGCTGCCGGAAGAAACACTCTTAAAATGCCGCAACTGCGATGCAGTATTGTTGGCAGCCATCGGCGGTTACAAGTGGGATAATTTGCCCCGCGAACAGCGCCCGGAAACTGGATTATTGGGACTGCGCGCCGGATTGGGATTGTTTGCAAATTTGCGCCCTGCGACTATTTTACCGCAATTGGTTGATGCTTCTAGTTTGAAACGGGAAGTTGTCGAAGGCGTGGATATTATGGTCGTCCGCGAACTCACCGGCGGCATTTATTTCGGCAAACCGAAAGGCATTTTTGAGACGGAAACAGGCGAAAAACGCGGCGTTAATACGATGGCTTACACCGAGTCAGAAATTGACAGAATCGGGCGAGTGGCTTTTGAGACTGCCAGGAAGCGCGGGAAAAGGCTGTGTTCCGTTGATAAAGCGAATGTTTTGGATGTTTCGCAACTGTGGCGCGATCGCATTATTGCCCTTTCTTCAGAATACCCTGATGTCGAACTTTCTCACCTCTACGTTGACAACGCAGCCATGCAGTTAATTCGCTGGCCGAAACAGTTCGATACAATTGTCACCGGCAATTTATTCGGCGACATTCTTTCCGATGCGGCGGCGATGCTAACTGGTAGTATTGGGATGCTGCCTTCTGCTAGTTTGGGATCGACCGGGCCGGGAGTTTTTGAACCCGTGCACGGTTCCGCACCGGACATCGCCGGACAAGATAAAGCCAATCCCATCGCCCAAGTTTTGAGTGCGGCAATGATGCTGCGCTACGCCTTAAATCAGCCGGAAGCTGCTAATAAAATCGAGCAAGCAGTTGTCGAAGTTTTGGATCGAGGTTATCGCACTGGTGATATCATGTCGGAAGGCATGAAACTCGTCGGCTGTCGGGCAATGGGCGATGCTTTAATTGAAGTTCTGCAAGGTTAA
- a CDS encoding HEPN domain-containing protein: protein MPKSVRFRTLTQQLNRLKKQFLPKINPLGSYSDRQLALTLAYRVLVHAEIEAYFEDRVWEVALNAKKNWDSQGKTCRTLICLLGFSGQMMEAPPDTLSPTKGSKALPPEKIKINKKIDLAINSFKRSIDSNHGIKEANLLALLLPIGIDTDDLDPAWLATMNTFGEERGVAAHTSATSPKTIRSLNPINELRRVEQIIQELLRVDELIDNLMR, encoded by the coding sequence ATGCCAAAATCAGTTAGATTTCGTACTCTAACCCAGCAGTTAAATAGGTTAAAAAAACAATTTCTTCCTAAGATTAATCCTCTAGGTTCATATTCCGATCGGCAGCTAGCCTTAACTCTTGCCTACAGAGTTTTAGTTCATGCCGAAATTGAGGCTTATTTTGAAGACAGAGTTTGGGAAGTAGCCCTTAATGCTAAAAAGAATTGGGATAGTCAGGGTAAGACTTGCCGTACTTTAATCTGCTTGCTTGGCTTTTCTGGTCAAATGATGGAAGCACCACCAGATACACTGAGTCCAACTAAGGGAAGTAAAGCTTTGCCACCGGAAAAAATAAAAATCAACAAAAAAATAGATTTAGCTATTAATAGTTTTAAGCGAAGCATTGACTCGAATCATGGAATCAAAGAAGCTAATCTTCTGGCGTTGCTTTTGCCAATAGGAATAGATACCGATGATTTAGATCCTGCTTGGCTGGCTACCATGAATACGTTTGGGGAAGAAAGAGGTGTTGCGGCACATACTTCAGCTACATCCCCGAAAACTATTAGAAGCCTAAATCCTATAAATGAACTGCGGAGGGTGGAGCAAATTATTCAAGAACTTTTGAGGGTGGATGAGCTGATTGATAATTTAATGAGATAA